A region from the Bombyx mori chromosome 15, ASM3026992v2 genome encodes:
- the LOC119629559 gene encoding uncharacterized protein LOC119629559, translated as MAQKEDPKMSQEIYRVGVRIPPFCSEDPEMWFSQIEMQFKLSGISVDDTKFTYVSANLEPQYAKEVRDIITKPPASNKYEKLKTELIKRLSISQEKRVRQLLMHEELGDRKPSQFLRHLTSLAGSDVPSDFIITIWTSRLPVNVQTAVATIKGSSMEKLSDLADVVYEMAPTVPQVASASSQAQGNEQGNPTMTEMAQQINSLTQQISLLSKQVAGRSRSRNRSRRRWNGRSQSRSKPRQPPADHPYCFYHFTYGTKAHKCKQPCSFASENSWGGRK; from the coding sequence ATGGCCCAAAAAGAAGATCCAAAGATGTCTCAAGAGATCTACAGAGTTGGTGTGCGCATTCCGCCATTCTGCTCAGAGGACCCAGAAATGTGGTTTAGCCAGATAGAGATGCAATTTAAGCTCTCAGGCATATCTGTGGACGATACTAAGTTTACGTATGTGTCTGCGAACCTGGAACCACAATACGCCAAGGAGGTAAGAGACATCATAACTAAACCGCCAGCTTCAAATAAATACGAAAAACTCAAAACAGAGCTAATCAAGCGACTATCAATATCACAGGAGAAGCGTGTAAGACAACTTCTCATGCACGAAGAACTCGGAGATCGGAAACCGTCTCAGTTTCTACGCCACTTGACAAGTCTAGCTGGTTCAGACGTTCCATCTGATTTTATAATAACTATCTGGACCAGTCGTCTGCCTGTGAACGTGCAAACAGCAGTCGCTACGATTAAAGGATCGTCAATGGAGAAGCTAAGTGACTTGGCAGATGTCGTATATGAAATGGCCCCAACAGTACCACAGGTGGCAAGCGCGTCTTCCCAAGCCCAAGGCAATGAGCAAGGCAATCCGACGATGACTGAGATGGCCCAGCAAATCAATTCACTGACACAACAAATCAGCTTGCTCTCTAAACAGGTGGCTGGAAGAAGCCGTTCAAGAAATAGATCTAGGCGCCGCTGGAATGGTCGTTCTCAAAGTCGCTCCAAGCCTAGACAACCACCCGCAGATCACCCTTACTGTTTCTACCACTTTACTTATGGAACCAAAGCTCATAAGTGCAAACAGCCATGCAGTTTCGCGTCGGAAAACTCTTGGGGCGGTCGGAAGTAG